In the genome of Bremerella sp. JC817, one region contains:
- a CDS encoding protoglobin domain-containing protein, which translates to MNAHCDLGNLSAEELRELYHVTAEDIELILEYAKIVMPRMDDFIREFYDWLKTQPDYEMYFSDPATLQRVKMLQVRYWQDFFSAEITDVYVQKRKSVGANHARIGLPLPVYVSGMYRSLRIWTDVLYDRSLAGDRYAKAIKAVTKLIMLDTAIVVDTFMRQTNCIIAEQHDSLMQMSTPVTEVWNDVLMLPIVGIIDSKRAQDIMTAVLHKIADTHSRTLILDISGVAVVDTAVANHLIKITKATRLMGCTCTISGVSPAIAQTIVELGINVGDIRTTATLKDALRGTFEAMKLVLREDGTRT; encoded by the coding sequence ATGAATGCGCACTGTGATCTCGGGAACTTGTCGGCTGAAGAACTTCGCGAACTGTATCACGTTACCGCGGAGGACATCGAACTCATCCTCGAATACGCCAAGATCGTAATGCCTCGGATGGATGACTTCATCCGCGAGTTTTACGACTGGCTGAAAACGCAACCCGACTACGAGATGTACTTCTCGGACCCGGCGACGTTGCAGCGGGTGAAGATGCTTCAGGTCCGCTATTGGCAAGATTTCTTCTCAGCAGAAATCACCGATGTCTATGTTCAAAAACGTAAATCGGTCGGCGCGAATCATGCCCGTATCGGTTTGCCATTGCCGGTCTACGTGTCGGGCATGTACCGCTCGCTACGAATCTGGACCGATGTTCTGTACGACCGCAGCCTGGCGGGCGATCGTTATGCCAAGGCCATCAAAGCCGTGACCAAGCTGATCATGCTCGACACGGCGATTGTGGTCGATACCTTCATGCGGCAGACCAACTGCATCATCGCCGAGCAGCACGACTCGTTGATGCAAATGTCGACGCCGGTGACCGAAGTGTGGAACGATGTGCTGATGTTGCCGATCGTGGGGATCATCGATTCCAAACGAGCCCAGGACATCATGACGGCCGTGCTGCACAAGATTGCCGACACCCACTCACGAACGCTCATCCTCGATATCAGCGGGGTGGCAGTCGTCGATACGGCAGTCGCCAATCACTTGATCAAAATCACCAAGGCGACACGGCTGATGGGATGCACGTGCACCATCAGCGGCGTGTCGCCAGCGATCGCGCAGACGATTGTCGAACTTGGTATCAACGTCGGCGACATCCGCACGACGGCGACGTTGAAAGACGCGCTGCGTGGCACTTTTGAAGCGATGAAACTTGTCTTGCGGGAAGATGGGACACGCACATGA
- a CDS encoding class IV adenylate cyclase, which produces MPRNIEIKARLANRAEVEDRLIPLIDSGPITLHQVDHFFRVPDGRLKLRQINGEHAELISYHRSDSAGPKTSSYRRVPVIHPEDLTALLGDILTPLGTVVKERTLYLVGQSRIHLDEVESLGSYLELEVVLNDDQTEEEGSVIANDLMQRLGIQEDDLVIGAYLDHLLK; this is translated from the coding sequence GTGCCGCGGAACATCGAAATCAAGGCTCGTCTCGCCAATCGCGCGGAAGTGGAAGACCGACTGATACCGCTGATCGACTCCGGTCCGATCACGTTGCATCAAGTCGACCACTTCTTTCGCGTGCCAGACGGGCGATTGAAACTGCGGCAAATCAATGGCGAACATGCCGAGTTGATCTCGTACCATCGATCTGACTCGGCTGGCCCGAAGACGTCGAGCTATCGCCGCGTGCCGGTCATTCATCCCGAGGACCTCACGGCACTGCTCGGCGACATTCTTACCCCGCTGGGTACCGTCGTGAAAGAGCGAACGTTGTACCTGGTCGGTCAGTCGCGAATTCATCTGGACGAAGTCGAGAGCCTCGGAAGCTATCTGGAACTGGAAGTCGTGCTCAACGACGATCAGACCGAGGAAGAAGGGTCCGTCATCGCAAACGACCTGATGCAGCGACTTGGCATCCAAGAAGACGACTTGGTGATCGGGGCGTATCTCGACCACTTGCTCAAGTAG
- a CDS encoding ATP-binding protein, whose amino-acid sequence MNLPELRIWVSTEASLARSIMATRKMAQSVGMQGTQVALVATAVSELARNILKYADHGEIILRQITRGTKQGIEVVAWDHGPGIESIEAAMQDHHSTGGTLGLGLPGVKRLMDEFAIQSNVGEGSRITVRKWK is encoded by the coding sequence ATGAACCTGCCGGAACTGAGGATCTGGGTAAGTACCGAGGCCAGCCTGGCCCGGTCCATCATGGCAACTCGCAAGATGGCCCAGTCCGTTGGCATGCAGGGAACTCAGGTCGCACTCGTCGCGACGGCAGTATCCGAGTTGGCACGCAACATCCTGAAGTATGCCGACCACGGAGAGATCATCCTCCGGCAGATCACGCGGGGAACAAAACAAGGGATCGAAGTGGTTGCCTGGGACCATGGGCCCGGGATCGAATCGATCGAGGCAGCCATGCAAGATCATCACAGCACCGGTGGCACGCTGGGCCTGGGTTTGCCAGGCGTCAAGCGATTGATGGACGAGTTCGCGATTCAATCGAACGTGGGCGAAGGGTCCAGGATAACGGTGAGGAAATGGAAGTGA
- a CDS encoding STAS domain-containing protein encodes MNHDSAHVPRIPMQLTGGCLVASIQIDLNDSVLFRFKRDLLEKIQQTQTRVVLLDVSGVDVIDCVEFESIREIMRMSRLMGARSMLVGVKPEIACSLMDYDLDFSGLETALTLDQAFDLLQPQMGSQGRCDGAIG; translated from the coding sequence ATGAACCATGACTCCGCGCATGTTCCGCGGATTCCAATGCAACTCACGGGCGGCTGCCTGGTGGCTTCGATCCAGATCGACTTGAACGATTCGGTTCTGTTTCGTTTCAAACGCGACCTACTCGAAAAGATCCAACAGACACAAACCCGCGTGGTGCTGTTGGACGTATCGGGCGTCGACGTGATCGATTGCGTCGAGTTCGAATCGATTCGCGAGATTATGCGGATGTCGCGATTGATGGGCGCGCGTTCGATGCTGGTCGGGGTGAAGCCTGAGATCGCTTGTTCGTTGATGGACTACGATCTCGACTTCAGCGGATTGGAAACCGCGTTGACGTTGGATCAGGCATTCGACCTGCTTCAACCGCAGATGGGTAGCCAAGGGAGGTGCGACGGGGCAATCGGATGA
- a CDS encoding DUF1444 family protein — protein MDLLKYIFGPSKRDQFAQRLLQRVKEAGEQREIRYEPDAYQFCFYDQGELAGVANLGNIFSEYSRLPADRRDDYIGQITRAILSHHKSIPDAFEDAEPDILPMVRSRAYLEITSLEYRLAGKENLGVSYVPIGSHLLAMPIFDLPEAMRSIDVDRMQQWNRSLYELMEVALDNLGGMGATVTKLDDRVFLFRNQDHYDASRMLLHDRIRQLEVRGLPVAMAPTRDCLIVTGDEDEVGLTLMSELAWQKKDDPRPLSMTPCRLTSDGWETWLPPENHPQHEALLELHLHGLAHEYRDQREAIELGFSQSGQEGFVANYYLIRDLKTRQLQSYCVWPECDHALLPQTDVVVFMDSTHMKPLASGTWETVRSVLGSQLEDLETYPARYRALGFPQADELRQIGSIPRFHQ, from the coding sequence ATGGACTTACTTAAGTACATCTTCGGGCCATCCAAACGCGATCAATTCGCCCAGCGTCTTCTCCAAAGGGTGAAGGAGGCTGGGGAGCAGCGAGAGATCCGATACGAGCCAGACGCTTACCAGTTCTGCTTTTACGACCAGGGCGAACTCGCAGGCGTGGCCAATCTCGGCAACATTTTTAGCGAATACAGCCGCCTGCCAGCCGATCGTCGCGACGACTACATCGGTCAGATCACACGGGCCATTTTATCGCATCACAAGTCGATACCCGATGCGTTCGAGGATGCCGAACCCGATATCCTGCCAATGGTTCGCAGCCGGGCCTACCTCGAAATTACCTCGCTGGAATACCGACTTGCCGGCAAGGAAAATCTGGGCGTTTCGTATGTTCCGATCGGAAGTCACTTATTGGCGATGCCGATATTCGACCTGCCCGAAGCCATGCGTAGTATCGACGTCGATCGAATGCAGCAGTGGAATCGATCGCTCTACGAACTGATGGAAGTCGCGCTCGACAACCTTGGCGGAATGGGGGCCACGGTCACGAAGCTTGATGACCGGGTCTTTCTGTTTCGCAACCAAGATCATTACGACGCTTCGCGGATGCTGTTACACGATCGGATCCGCCAGTTGGAAGTACGTGGCTTGCCGGTGGCCATGGCACCGACGCGCGACTGCCTGATTGTGACCGGCGATGAAGATGAAGTCGGTCTGACCTTGATGAGCGAGTTGGCCTGGCAGAAGAAGGACGACCCGCGACCTTTAAGTATGACGCCATGCCGTCTGACTTCGGACGGATGGGAGACATGGCTCCCACCGGAAAACCATCCGCAGCATGAAGCCTTGCTGGAATTGCATCTGCATGGACTCGCGCACGAGTATCGCGATCAACGAGAGGCGATTGAGTTGGGATTTTCCCAATCGGGGCAAGAAGGTTTTGTAGCGAATTATTACCTGATTCGCGATTTGAAGACCCGTCAGTTGCAATCGTATTGCGTGTGGCCTGAGTGCGATCACGCACTTCTGCCGCAAACCGACGTGGTGGTTTTTATGGATTCGACGCACATGAAACCGTTGGCCAGTGGTACCTGGGAAACGGTGCGATCGGTGCTCGGTTCTCAGTTGGAAGACCTGGAAACATACCCGGCACGCTACCGGGCCCTCGGTTTTCCGCAAGCGGACGAGTTGAGGCAAATCGGTTCTATTCCTCGTTTTCACCAGTGA
- a CDS encoding adenylate/guanylate cyclase domain-containing protein, whose translation MHDSHPRSNDSQNPPEILLSIYVHGQRQPIFDDRLGKEVHEIKVRDRFVIGRQDVAKGEPGPFRTISFTDRRKLIITSYHQREVSRQLLEIAPDRGGAYLRVGNVGNHEVPVSPATEGRIAHKQVKTFVTQNLTQQPIRLMVGSNIALQLSTSRSNPEAEFNEPPQGMLSQSVADVTRMLSQTRASEGAPTPDSPSSDDVQRILSAVSAVLEKAANSPDFYSSAAENVCKLGNFDSCSYLGLDQMANQWQCEVTWPAPHQEAEETPRFDSKALDFIWNNRQTWSTPTSLEEHTDDHRVVVTPVLSRDSVVGALYASKKRQPISDQMLVDCEVKFVEVIRDCLAVGLERLRKEREVAKQQICLAQFFPPGIADRILNDPALLETREENISVLFCDIRGFSAISAELGALQTMKWLREVLGELSECVIRNDGVLLEYVGDELVAMWGAPDEQRNHADLACQAAVQMVGKLEALNESWADRIPAEMLPFGLTIGINTGDCVVGRKGTDFKYMWGPLGPTVNIASRVQGATKQFSPKPIDDDTPAKFTPPTILITEATRVALMYELPSRYLGSIRAINIPKPVRVHEIAANPSSNWPQLQSLYEAAYQQFTQQNFLEALNTLDLITREKEFHFDGPTKCLRDRALTLLQNPRQVASDHPVWMLDRK comes from the coding sequence ATGCACGATTCTCATCCCAGATCCAATGACTCGCAGAACCCTCCCGAGATTCTGTTAAGCATCTACGTGCATGGGCAGCGCCAACCGATCTTCGACGACCGGCTTGGCAAAGAAGTCCACGAGATCAAGGTTCGTGATCGCTTCGTGATTGGTCGCCAGGATGTCGCCAAAGGGGAACCGGGCCCCTTTCGTACGATCAGCTTCACCGACCGCCGCAAACTGATCATCACTTCCTATCACCAGCGCGAGGTCTCGCGACAGCTGCTGGAAATCGCTCCAGACCGCGGCGGTGCTTACCTCCGCGTGGGGAACGTCGGCAACCACGAGGTTCCGGTCTCGCCCGCCACGGAAGGGCGGATCGCCCATAAGCAGGTCAAGACGTTCGTCACCCAGAACCTGACTCAGCAACCGATTCGCTTGATGGTGGGGTCGAACATCGCCCTGCAGTTGAGCACCAGTCGCTCGAACCCCGAGGCCGAATTCAACGAGCCACCTCAAGGGATGCTTTCGCAAAGCGTCGCCGACGTCACCCGGATGCTGAGTCAAACCCGGGCCAGCGAAGGCGCACCGACGCCCGACAGTCCATCGAGCGACGATGTCCAGCGGATTTTGAGTGCCGTGAGCGCCGTGCTGGAGAAAGCGGCCAACTCGCCCGACTTCTACAGTTCGGCCGCCGAGAATGTTTGCAAGCTTGGCAACTTCGATTCGTGCTCGTACCTGGGGCTCGATCAGATGGCCAACCAGTGGCAGTGCGAAGTGACCTGGCCAGCACCCCATCAGGAAGCGGAAGAGACACCACGCTTCGACAGCAAGGCGCTCGACTTCATCTGGAACAATCGCCAGACCTGGTCGACGCCAACCAGTCTGGAAGAACACACCGACGACCATCGCGTGGTCGTCACCCCGGTCCTGTCGCGCGACAGCGTTGTCGGAGCGTTGTACGCCTCGAAGAAACGCCAGCCGATCAGCGATCAGATGCTGGTCGACTGCGAAGTGAAGTTCGTTGAAGTGATCCGCGATTGTTTGGCAGTCGGGCTCGAACGTCTGCGAAAGGAACGCGAGGTTGCCAAGCAACAGATTTGCCTGGCCCAGTTCTTTCCGCCGGGAATCGCCGATCGAATTTTGAACGACCCGGCGCTGCTCGAAACTCGGGAAGAGAACATCTCGGTCTTGTTCTGCGATATCCGCGGATTCAGTGCCATCAGTGCCGAGCTCGGCGCGTTGCAGACGATGAAGTGGCTGCGCGAAGTTCTGGGCGAGCTCTCGGAATGTGTGATCCGCAACGATGGCGTCCTGCTGGAGTACGTCGGCGACGAGCTCGTTGCCATGTGGGGTGCCCCGGACGAGCAACGCAACCACGCCGATCTTGCCTGCCAGGCAGCCGTCCAAATGGTCGGCAAACTCGAAGCCTTGAACGAAAGCTGGGCCGATCGGATTCCGGCCGAGATGTTGCCGTTCGGGCTGACCATCGGGATCAACACCGGCGACTGCGTGGTGGGCCGGAAGGGAACCGACTTCAAATATATGTGGGGCCCGCTGGGACCGACGGTGAATATCGCCAGTCGCGTGCAAGGTGCCACCAAGCAGTTCAGCCCCAAGCCAATCGACGACGACACTCCGGCCAAGTTCACTCCGCCGACCATTCTGATTACCGAAGCGACCCGCGTCGCGTTGATGTACGAGTTGCCTTCGCGTTACTTGGGCTCGATCCGGGCAATCAACATTCCCAAGCCGGTCCGCGTGCACGAGATCGCCGCGAATCCTTCTTCCAACTGGCCTCAGCTTCAATCGCTGTACGAAGCTGCCTATCAGCAGTTCACCCAGCAAAACTTCCTGGAAGCACTCAACACGCTCGATTTGATCACGCGTGAGAAGGAATTCCATTTCGACGGGCCGACGAAGTGCCTGCGAGATCGAGCCCTGACCTTGCTGCAGAATCCACGGCAAGTCGCCTCGGACCATCCCGTCTGGATGCTCGACCGCAAATAG
- the lysA gene encoding diaminopimelate decarboxylase — protein sequence MPQVPTFSTSRQEIAGVSVKQLAQQFGTPTYVYDAAKIVERVKDLASFDVVRYAQKACSNLAILKLVRENNVMVDAVSAWEIRRALAAGYGTHGEPAPIVYTADIFDREALELCIEHGLHVNCGSPDMIRQLGEMAPGREITLRINPGFGHGHSQKTNTGGQQSKHGIWHEQLNDCLLLADANGLQITGLHMHIGSGTDLEHLSQVCDSMEKAALEVGRSIKTISAGGGLPVPYNSSQSYVDLDKYFELWDATRKNLEKAFDHKISLEIEPGRYLSAESGYLITEIRAVKQMGDNLFYVADAGFNNLARPIMYGAYHPISVARLDGQQIGAEHDVIVGGPLCESGDIFTQEEGGFVSARKLPPATVGDLLVIECAGAYGYCMSSNYNSKPMAAEVLIENGEARTIRRRQTFESYIADEMV from the coding sequence ATGCCACAAGTCCCCACGTTCTCGACGTCGCGCCAGGAAATCGCCGGAGTTTCCGTCAAGCAGTTGGCCCAGCAGTTCGGCACCCCGACCTATGTCTACGACGCCGCTAAAATTGTCGAGCGCGTGAAGGACCTGGCTTCGTTCGACGTGGTGCGTTACGCCCAGAAGGCCTGCTCGAACTTGGCGATCCTGAAACTGGTTCGCGAGAACAACGTGATGGTCGACGCCGTGAGCGCCTGGGAAATTCGCCGAGCCCTGGCCGCTGGTTACGGGACCCATGGCGAACCAGCCCCAATCGTCTACACCGCCGACATCTTCGATCGCGAAGCCCTCGAGCTGTGCATCGAGCATGGCCTGCATGTCAACTGCGGCTCGCCTGACATGATTCGCCAACTCGGCGAAATGGCTCCCGGTCGCGAGATCACCCTCCGAATCAATCCTGGCTTCGGTCATGGTCACAGCCAAAAGACCAACACCGGCGGTCAGCAGTCGAAGCATGGTATCTGGCACGAACAGCTGAACGACTGCTTGCTGCTGGCCGACGCCAACGGTTTGCAGATCACCGGTCTGCACATGCACATCGGTAGCGGCACCGACCTGGAGCACTTGTCGCAAGTTTGCGATTCGATGGAAAAGGCCGCTCTGGAAGTGGGCCGCAGCATCAAGACCATCAGCGCTGGCGGTGGCCTGCCGGTTCCTTACAACAGCTCGCAGTCGTATGTCGATCTCGACAAGTACTTCGAACTATGGGACGCCACGCGTAAGAACCTTGAGAAGGCGTTTGATCACAAGATCTCGCTCGAAATCGAACCAGGTCGTTACCTGTCGGCTGAATCAGGCTACCTGATCACTGAGATCCGTGCCGTCAAGCAAATGGGGGACAACCTCTTTTACGTCGCCGATGCTGGCTTCAATAACCTGGCTCGTCCGATCATGTACGGTGCCTATCATCCGATTTCGGTCGCTCGCCTGGATGGTCAGCAGATCGGAGCCGAGCATGACGTGATCGTCGGTGGTCCGCTCTGCGAATCGGGCGACATCTTCACGCAGGAAGAAGGTGGCTTCGTCAGTGCTCGGAAGCTTCCACCCGCCACCGTTGGTGACTTGCTGGTGATCGAGTGTGCCGGTGCCTACGGTTACTGCATGAGCTCGAACTACAACTCGAAGCCAATGGCAGCCGAAGTGCTGATCGAAAACGGCGAAGCCCGAACGATCCGTCGTCGTCAAACGTTCGAGAGCTACATCGCTGACGAAATGGTCTAA
- a CDS encoding N-acetyltransferase, whose protein sequence is MEFPWKLYQDDPLWIPPLRQNLKELVNFAPHPFYNQNEIQCFLARRDGEVVGRIAAILNVGHNERYKEKRGFWGFLESVDDTEVSGALFDAVKAWFAEKGISKMRGPANPSLNHEVGTLVEGFDTSPAFMMTYNPPYYARLIEDYGYTKTQDMYAFWGHIDMLEGLDPKLQFIVDEAKSRFNLKLRRMDRKRFKEDVYTFLDIYNRSLVGTWGFVPIDKSEVDKMAADLKHLLVPELTSVCEVDGQVIGSMFGMLDYNPRIKKINGKLFPFGFMRLLWNKQAIKNMRLISTNVVPEYQRWGIGLVILERLVPDIKKWGVKEVEFSWVLESNHLSRASLERGGAKKSKTYRMYDYSPAEKTPE, encoded by the coding sequence GTGGAGTTTCCGTGGAAGCTGTATCAAGACGATCCACTTTGGATTCCGCCCCTGCGTCAGAACCTCAAAGAGTTAGTCAACTTCGCTCCCCATCCGTTCTACAACCAGAACGAGATCCAGTGCTTTCTGGCACGCCGCGACGGCGAAGTTGTCGGCCGGATAGCTGCGATTTTAAATGTTGGTCACAACGAACGTTACAAAGAGAAGCGAGGCTTCTGGGGCTTCTTAGAATCGGTCGACGATACCGAAGTCAGCGGTGCCCTTTTCGACGCGGTAAAAGCCTGGTTCGCGGAGAAAGGGATCTCCAAGATGCGGGGACCCGCAAACCCTTCGCTCAATCATGAGGTCGGGACCCTGGTCGAAGGGTTCGATACGTCGCCCGCGTTCATGATGACCTACAACCCGCCTTACTACGCGCGGCTGATCGAAGACTACGGCTACACCAAAACACAGGACATGTATGCGTTTTGGGGGCATATCGACATGCTGGAGGGGCTCGACCCCAAATTGCAGTTCATCGTCGACGAAGCCAAGAGCCGCTTCAACTTGAAGCTGCGTCGGATGGACCGGAAGCGTTTCAAGGAAGACGTCTACACATTTCTCGACATCTACAACCGATCGCTCGTTGGGACGTGGGGCTTCGTGCCGATCGACAAGTCGGAAGTCGATAAGATGGCAGCCGATCTGAAGCACTTGCTAGTGCCGGAACTGACTTCGGTCTGCGAGGTCGACGGCCAGGTAATCGGGTCGATGTTCGGCATGCTCGACTACAACCCGCGCATCAAAAAGATCAACGGCAAGCTGTTCCCGTTCGGCTTCATGCGGCTGCTATGGAATAAGCAGGCAATCAAAAACATGCGTCTGATTTCGACCAATGTGGTCCCCGAATATCAGCGGTGGGGGATTGGCCTGGTGATCCTGGAACGGCTCGTTCCGGACATCAAAAAATGGGGTGTGAAGGAAGTCGAATTCTCGTGGGTGCTGGAAAGCAACCACCTCTCGCGTGCTTCTTTAGAACGGGGTGGGGCGAAAAAGTCGAAGACTTATCGCATGTACGATTACTCTCCGGCCGAGAAAACGCCCGAATAA
- a CDS encoding SpoIIE family protein phosphatase, whose product MTTTQLQTGRFVRNAVGHCVGGDLAIVETEPEFVFLALVDVLGHGPQAYSTAIEIEEAIRGWTPKWDLLSLMRYLQEHQAKGRGAVVGLVTIEPSTGDVRYVGIGNTVCRTLGCHPRHMLTREGVVGQTMRTPSLETLTLREGELLLLHSDGVSGRFELDQCPQLRCDTSQRAAQRVVETFGQPHDDASCIVARFQ is encoded by the coding sequence ATGACAACCACCCAACTGCAAACCGGTCGCTTTGTTCGGAACGCGGTCGGTCATTGTGTCGGTGGTGACCTGGCGATTGTCGAGACCGAACCAGAGTTTGTCTTTCTGGCTTTAGTCGACGTGCTGGGGCACGGCCCGCAAGCGTATTCCACCGCGATCGAAATCGAAGAAGCGATTCGTGGCTGGACTCCGAAATGGGACCTGCTGTCGCTGATGCGATACTTGCAAGAGCATCAAGCGAAAGGGCGCGGCGCCGTCGTCGGGCTGGTGACGATCGAGCCTTCCACGGGCGACGTTCGTTACGTTGGGATCGGCAACACCGTCTGTCGTACGCTCGGTTGCCATCCGCGGCATATGCTGACCCGCGAAGGGGTGGTTGGACAGACCATGCGCACTCCTTCCCTCGAAACGCTAACGCTGCGGGAAGGGGAATTGCTGTTACTGCACAGCGATGGCGTGTCAGGTCGATTTGAACTCGATCAGTGCCCCCAACTTCGATGCGATACCAGTCAACGAGCAGCCCAGAGAGTCGTTGAAACGTTCGGTCAGCCGCACGACGACGCCTCTTGCATCGTGGCGAGGTTCCAATGA
- the infA gene encoding translation initiation factor IF-1, translated as MSKKEEALEVEGTVTQALANTRFRVQLDVGPTVMAHVAGKMRKHFIRIVPGDRVRVELSPYDMTKGRIVFRER; from the coding sequence ATGTCTAAGAAAGAAGAGGCTCTTGAAGTCGAAGGCACGGTGACCCAGGCCCTGGCCAACACCCGCTTTCGTGTCCAGTTGGACGTCGGTCCGACGGTCATGGCGCACGTTGCCGGCAAAATGCGTAAGCATTTCATCCGTATCGTTCCTGGCGACCGTGTTCGCGTCGAACTGTCTCCCTACGATATGACCAAGGGACGCATCGTCTTCCGAGAGCGTTAA
- a CDS encoding SpoIIE family protein phosphatase, producing MKTQLGDIRLFDESAIVEVRRKILGLGAAFGFSSAMATRMATSLSDLVRQLLTHPVPGCLFVHVEEAHAELVLGLQFLTSKHTRLSTALYEIFDEVHQYASGEEAQEIVFRKQVTNFSGSLSSQFLDRQREAINMRSRAALLEELREKNQQLERYNAHLEELVRERTQELERTNERMQRDLDAGADYVARLIPEPASGPIAIDWRYVPSEDLGGDAMGYHWIDDDHMAIYLLDVTGHGIDSALLAVSIVNVVRGASLPGADFRNPSEVLQGLNESFTMDRHGNKLFTMWYGVFHRPTQTLRWGGGGHPSVLLYESDSCKPIRLASDGPLMGMIDWPHFETHCIEVPSPSRLFLFSDGVFEIHKKDGKEWTFDEFVTFMNQPVEPGRSKMDELYRYVRHLTGSNKLADDFSILEVRFDLPKVMANAGDDVRWTT from the coding sequence ATGAAAACCCAACTCGGAGATATCCGCCTGTTCGACGAGTCGGCGATTGTCGAAGTGCGTCGCAAGATTCTGGGACTCGGTGCGGCATTCGGATTTAGTTCCGCCATGGCAACGCGCATGGCGACGTCGTTGTCCGATCTTGTCCGGCAATTGCTCACGCACCCGGTGCCAGGCTGCTTATTCGTGCATGTCGAAGAAGCCCACGCCGAACTGGTGCTAGGATTGCAGTTCTTGACGTCGAAGCATACGCGCCTCTCGACCGCACTGTACGAGATCTTCGATGAAGTGCATCAGTACGCCAGTGGTGAGGAAGCGCAAGAGATTGTCTTTCGTAAGCAGGTGACCAATTTCAGCGGTTCGTTATCGAGCCAATTTCTCGACCGCCAGCGGGAAGCAATCAACATGCGATCGCGGGCCGCGCTACTGGAAGAGCTTCGGGAGAAGAACCAGCAGCTCGAACGTTACAACGCTCACCTCGAAGAGCTTGTTCGCGAACGTACCCAAGAGCTGGAACGCACCAACGAGCGAATGCAACGCGACCTCGACGCGGGTGCTGACTATGTGGCAAGGTTGATCCCGGAGCCAGCGTCAGGGCCGATCGCGATCGACTGGCGTTACGTTCCGTCGGAAGACCTCGGCGGGGATGCGATGGGTTATCACTGGATCGACGACGATCACATGGCGATCTATCTGCTCGACGTGACCGGTCACGGAATCGATTCCGCTTTGCTCGCGGTCAGTATCGTGAACGTGGTTCGGGGTGCTTCGCTACCGGGCGCCGACTTCCGCAACCCAAGCGAAGTGCTGCAGGGCTTGAACGAATCGTTCACGATGGACCGGCACGGCAACAAACTGTTCACCATGTGGTATGGTGTCTTCCATCGACCGACGCAAACCTTGCGTTGGGGCGGCGGTGGTCATCCGTCGGTGCTGCTCTACGAAAGCGATTCGTGCAAACCGATTCGCCTGGCTTCGGATGGGCCGCTGATGGGGATGATCGATTGGCCTCATTTCGAGACCCACTGCATCGAGGTCCCCTCCCCTTCCCGGCTGTTTTTATTCAGTGATGGCGTGTTCGAGATCCATAAGAAAGATGGCAAGGAATGGACGTTCGACGAGTTCGTGACCTTCATGAACCAGCCTGTCGAACCAGGTCGCTCGAAAATGGATGAGCTTTATCGTTACGTGCGGCATCTGACCGGCAGCAACAAACTTGCCGATGACTTCTCGATCCTGGAGGTCCGCTTCGATTTGCCGAAGGTGATGGCCAACGCCGGCGACGATGTTCGCTGGACTACTTGA